From Arcobacter sp. LA11, the proteins below share one genomic window:
- a CDS encoding DEAD/DEAH box helicase — protein sequence MSFSSFKFCKPLLKSLSENSYTEATPIQKEVIPLVLEENDIMAKAQTGSGKTASFVLPILQKLFSTITNKKSKPKVLVLSPTRELTLQISNNFKIFSKHFEKSLKIVSVVGGLSIADQLLDIQKGCDVIVATTGRLIDIINKKQLNLDSLEYFILDEADKMLDLGFADELDTILKLLPKRRQNLLFSATYPFKMIEISKVISSSFVKVEMEEQEENLDNITQRVIEVNKENRSALLKKLIETNKFEKILVFMSTKRATDNIAKKFRKSGFKADSFHGDLIQEDRTFTLDEFKNDDLQILFSTDIAARGLHVDDISCVVNYDLPRSAFDYVHRIGRTGRAGKIGTSITFIDYENLEHFKLIEKKCKLNIKKEQIEGFELIGEPIKKVKGSAPIKGKRKSKKDKLREKQNNIK from the coding sequence ATGTCATTTTCAAGTTTCAAGTTTTGTAAACCTTTATTAAAATCTTTAAGTGAAAACTCTTATACAGAAGCAACTCCAATTCAAAAAGAGGTTATTCCTTTAGTTTTAGAAGAAAATGATATTATGGCAAAGGCTCAGACTGGTAGTGGTAAGACTGCAAGTTTTGTACTTCCTATACTTCAGAAGCTTTTTTCTACTATTACAAATAAAAAGTCTAAACCAAAAGTTCTAGTACTATCTCCAACTAGAGAGCTAACTTTACAAATCTCTAATAATTTTAAAATATTTTCAAAACATTTTGAAAAAAGTTTAAAGATTGTAAGTGTTGTTGGAGGACTGAGTATAGCAGATCAATTACTTGACATTCAAAAAGGCTGTGATGTTATAGTAGCAACTACTGGAAGATTAATTGACATTATAAATAAAAAGCAGTTAAATCTTGACTCTTTAGAATATTTCATATTAGATGAAGCAGATAAAATGTTAGACTTAGGGTTTGCGGATGAACTCGATACTATTTTAAAGTTATTACCAAAAAGAAGACAGAACTTACTTTTTTCTGCAACTTATCCTTTTAAAATGATTGAAATATCAAAAGTTATCTCTTCAAGTTTTGTAAAAGTAGAAATGGAAGAACAAGAAGAAAATCTTGATAATATTACTCAAAGGGTAATAGAAGTAAATAAAGAAAATAGAAGTGCTTTACTTAAAAAACTAATAGAAACTAACAAGTTTGAAAAAATACTTGTTTTTATGTCTACAAAAAGAGCTACAGATAATATTGCAAAAAAGTTTAGAAAAAGTGGTTTTAAAGCAGATTCCTTTCATGGAGATTTGATTCAAGAAGACAGAACTTTTACTTTAGACGAATTCAAAAATGATGACTTGCAAATTCTTTTTTCTACAGATATTGCTGCTCGTGGGTTACATGTAGATGATATCTCTTGTGTTGTAAACTATGATTTACCTAGAAGTGCTTTTGATTATGTACATCGTATAGGAAGAACAGGTCGAGCAGGGAAAATTGGTACCTCAATAACTTTTATAGATTATGAAAATTTAGAGCATTTTAAACTAATTGAAAAAAAATGCAAGTTAAATATAAAAAAAGAACAAATAGAAGGTTTTGAACTTATAGGAGAACCTATAAAAAAAGTAAAAGGCTCTGCACCAATAAAAGGTAAAAGAAAAAGTAAGAAAGATAAACTAAGAGAAAAACAGAATAATATCAAATAA
- a CDS encoding adenylate kinase, with translation MNLMVFGAPGAGKGTQAKFLIEKYDIPQISTGDILRAAIAEKTDMGMEAKNYMDAGKLVPDSTIIGIIKDRLAEDDCKKGFILDGFPRTLAQAEALKELMANMNISLDKVISLNVPDELIVGRITGRRVCSSCGASFHVDFNPSKVEDVCDYCNSELIIRKDDNAETVKSRLGAYHEQTAPLIAFYTNMGVMVELDGTKDVSEVTADMFASLN, from the coding sequence ATGAATTTAATGGTATTTGGTGCACCTGGTGCAGGAAAAGGTACACAGGCTAAGTTTTTAATTGAAAAATATGATATCCCTCAAATTTCTACAGGTGATATTTTAAGAGCTGCAATAGCAGAAAAAACTGATATGGGTATGGAAGCTAAAAATTATATGGATGCAGGTAAGTTAGTTCCTGATTCAACTATTATTGGTATTATCAAAGATAGATTGGCTGAAGATGATTGTAAAAAAGGGTTTATCCTTGATGGTTTTCCTAGAACTTTAGCCCAAGCAGAAGCTTTAAAAGAGTTAATGGCTAACATGAATATATCTTTAGATAAAGTTATTTCATTAAATGTTCCAGATGAATTGATTGTTGGAAGAATCACAGGTAGAAGAGTTTGTTCTTCATGTGGAGCATCTTTCCATGTAGATTTTAATCCTTCAAAAGTTGAAGATGTGTGTGATTACTGTAATTCAGAACTAATTATTAGAAAAGATGATAATGCTGAAACAGTAAAAAGTAGATTAGGTGCATACCATGAGCAAACAGCTCCATTAATTGCATTTTATACTAATATGGGTGTTATGGTAGAACTTGATGGAACTAAAGATGTTAGTGAAGTAACTGCTGATATGTTTGCCTCTCTTAACTAA
- a CDS encoding pseudouridine synthase — MNSTTNDSIKLIALNKPKGYIVTRSDELGRKTVYDLLPDWFFDDEWMPIGRLDLESKGLLLFTRDGKVGNALTKPGGCIKVYEIWVRGYVTDEHIKIAMKGVESKFGLLKALSVEKMGMGGAKTKLIVKINEGKNRHIRRLFGALKDPKFGTPLKVVTLKRISIGDFHLDIESGKWRYLSLDEEKNLMKDFT, encoded by the coding sequence ATGAATAGTACAACAAATGACTCTATAAAACTAATAGCCCTAAATAAACCTAAAGGCTATATAGTCACGCGTTCTGATGAACTTGGAAGAAAAACTGTTTATGACTTATTACCTGATTGGTTTTTTGATGATGAGTGGATGCCTATAGGTCGTCTTGATTTGGAATCTAAAGGGCTTTTGTTATTTACTCGTGATGGAAAAGTAGGAAATGCTTTGACCAAACCTGGTGGTTGCATTAAAGTATATGAAATCTGGGTTAGGGGTTATGTAACAGATGAACATATTAAAATAGCTATGAAAGGTGTGGAGAGTAAATTTGGTTTACTAAAAGCATTAAGTGTAGAAAAAATGGGTATGGGTGGAGCGAAAACAAAACTTATAGTAAAAATAAATGAAGGGAAAAATCGACATATTAGACGTCTTTTTGGAGCATTAAAAGACCCAAAATTTGGAACACCTTTAAAGGTTGTAACTTTAAAACGAATTAGTATAGGTGATTTTCATCTTGATATTGAAAGTGGTAAGTGGCGTTATCTTTCATTGGATGAAGAGAAAAATTTAATGAAAGATTTTACATAA